The DNA window CGAAATCCTACCAGGAGTATCGCGATTATGCCGGTGTCGACGAAGGGATGAACGGCCTGTCCACCCGCTTCGCCTTTAAGATCCTTTCGCGGGTATTCAACTTCGACCACGCGGAGGTCGCAGCTAACCCGGTACATCTGTTCTACGTCCTGGAACAGCAAATCGAGCGCGAACAGTTCCCGCAGGAGCAATCCGAGCGTTACCTGGAGTTCCTCAAAGGCTATCTGATCCCGAAATATGCTGAGTTTATCGGTAAAGAGATCCAGACTGCCTACCTTGAATCCTATTCTGAGTATGGGCAGAACATTTTTGACCGTTATGTCACCTACGCCGACTTCTGGATTCAGGATCAGGAGTATCGCGACCCGGATACCGGTCAGTTGTTTGACCGCGAGTCGCTGAATGCGGAACTGGAAAAAATCGAGAAACCGGCCGGGATCAGTAATCCGAAAGACTTCCGTAACGAGATAGTCAACTTTGTGCTGCGCGCCAGAGCACATAACAGCGGGCGTAATCCAAACTGGACCAGCTACGAAAAACTGCGCACGGTTATTGAGAAGAAAATGTTCTCCAATACCGAAGAGCTGTTGCCGGTCATTTCCTTCAACGCGAAAACGTCAACTGATGAGCAGAAGAAACACGATGATTTTGTCGACCGCATGATGGAGAAAGGTTATACCCGCAAGCAAGTTCGTCTGCTGTGCGAATGGTATCTGCGGGTCCGTAAATCATCCTGATAGACCAGCCCGGCAGGCGATAACTGCCGGGCTAATAATAACTGCGCGGACTCCGTTAACTCGGGTTGCAGGAAAAGATAGTACTGAAGCCCGAATAATTAAGGGCATTACCCTAAATAATTCAAGTTTCAGGACAAAACGATTAAGCGTTTTGAACAGCGCTTGCGTTGGCCCCGAAGGGGTGAGGCCGGAGGCCGAATCACGCGGCAAGGGAGTGAATCACCGGGAGCTTACTAAAGTAAGTGACCGGTGTGAGCGAGTGCAGCCAACGCACATGCAACTTGAAGTATGACGGGTATCGTTGGCAAATGCAGTACAGGAGGGCATATGACCTGGTTCATAGACCGACGCCTGAACGGGAAAAACAAAAGCGCAGTCAACAGGCAGCGCTTTCTGCGCCGTTATAAAGCGCAGATAAAACAGTCGATCTCCGAGGCCATCAATAAGCGCTCGGTGACTGATATTCAGAGCGGAGAGTCCGTCTCCATCCCAACGGACGATATTAACGAACCGATGTTTCATCAGGGTCGCGGCGGGCTGCGCAATCGCGTGCACCCGGGTAACGATCACTTTGTACAAAACGACCGCATCGAACGTCCGCAGGGCGGCGGTGGCGGTGGTGGCAGCGGTCAGGGACAAGCCAGCGCCGACGGCGAAGGACAAGATGAATTTGTCTTTCAGATTTCGAAAGATGAATATCTGGATCTGTTATTTGAAGATCTGGCCCTGCCAAACCTGAAAAAAAATCAGCAACGGCAGCTGACGGAGTTTAAGAGCCACCGTGCAGGTTATACCGCCAACGGGGTACCGGCCAACATCAGCGTCGTTCGCTCGCTGCAAAACTCGCTGGCGCGGCGTACTGCAATGACAGCGGGTAAGCGTCGGCAACTGCACGCGCTGGAAGAAGATCTGGATATCATCAGCAAAAGCGAACCGGCACAGCTGCTGGAAGAGGAACGCCTGCGTAAAGAGATTGCCGAGCTGCGGGCGAAAATCGACCGCGTACCGTTTATCGACACTTTTGACCTGCGCTACAAGAACTATGAAAAGCGACCAGAGCCTTCAAGCCAGGCGGTGATGTTCTGCCTGATGGACGTCTCCGGATCGATGGATCAGGCAACCAAGGATATGGCCAAGCGCTTTTACATCCTGCTGTATCTGTTTCTCAGCCGGACCTATAAAAACGTGGATGTCGTTTATATACGCCACCATACGCAAGCTAAAGAGGTCGATGAACACGAATTCTTTTATTCGCAGGAAACCGGCGGCACGATTGTCTCCAGCGCCCTGAAATTGATGGATGAAGTGGTCAAGGAGCGTTACGACCCGGGGCAGTGGAATATCTACGCCGCACAAGCATCGGATGGTGATAACTGGGCTGATGACTCGCCGTTATGTCACGAATTGCTGGCGAAGAAAATTCTACCTGTAGTGCGTTACTACAGCTATATCGAGATAACCCGACGCGCGCATCAGACGCTGTGGCGCGAATATGAGCACCTGCAGTCAACGTTCGAAAACTTTGCCATGCAGCATATTCGCGATCCTGAAGATATCTATCCGGTGTTCCGCGAACTGTTCCACAAGCAGACTTCCAAAAGTGACACTTAGTTAAATAAAATCAGCCAGTTAGATAAACTTTCTGGCTGATTTCTCCATCTTTTGAGTATGTTTTATTTTCTTAGTTAATCAATGATATTCATTTCATTTTGGGGAAGCATTCTCCCTTTTAAAGCATAAAATTTGCTCACATCAAATAGGACTTTCATCCTGCCTTATATCGTTGAATGAGGTGCGGCTATCAATTTTCATGACAGCCGCAAAAAACTTCTAACTTACAATTTCAAAGTAATGTTGAAAGAAGCACTTCAAAACTTGTGAACTGCTGCGCAGGCGTATAATTCTCTGGAACGAAATAGCGATATACCCTGGCATCGTAGGGTGCCGATACGTAAAGCACATCCCCGCCATTACCTGGAGCTGTACCCAGGCGAAGCAGTGTCGGGGCGCTGTTACCCAGTATTGAGTAAACCCAGCCTGAACCTGCATTTTCCGCCAGGACAATGATAGCTACAGCATTTCCGGAAGACGAATATTCCACTGAAAAATAGACCCTCCGCTTTCCTCCCTGAACCGTGGCCGCCAGCGCTGCTGACGTGTTTCCCTTCTCTGGCGGGGCATACGCGATCTGCTCCTCAACCCAGGCAGAACCATTCCATGTTGCGGAAAATACCCTGAATTTCGTGAAGTAAGTTCCGTCCGGATCATCCTCGGTCCTGAAACGATAGGCGATATGTGACAGAACGCCGGAGGTAAACGCGAATTTTGCCGACTGAATCCCTATTGCCAATCCAGTTCCCGAAGCCGGGTTTTCGCCCGGCAGTAAGGGTTTATATGCCAGTTGTCCCTGAGTGACGGGCATGTTTAATAGCGTGCCATCCACTTTGCGGATCAAACCATCAGCATTAATCACGCCATACTCGCCTACGTGACGTACTGCCGCCGCCGGGTATCATTTTCTATGCGTGTGGAAATCACAATCTCCCCACAATCACGAGAAAACACTCTGGGGGATAAATGAGCTATAGCAGACTTGATGACCGGTACGTAAGTGACGACGTACTGCGTGCCCTACTCCACCAGGACATGATTAAGCGTGTCTCTGCGCGCTTCTCTGATAACTTCCAGTACACAATAAAAATCGACGAGGTTTATCGTTCAGACCTTGCCGCGCTTCGTGCTTACGGCAACGAAGACCTGCGTTGGGCATTCCGGGTGCTGGTGGGCCACGAATCAGAAACAGAAGAAATGCCCGCTGGTACGACGCTTACGTTGCCAGATTTAGCCTGGATTCGTAACCGAATCAGAGATTATGCTGGTGGCACGCCGGAGATCATTAATGGCTGAGTTTCTCAAAAATGAATCTGGTCGCTATGTCACCGACGGTCTATCGTCCAAGGCGTTCAGCAAGGTTTTCGACCTGATACGTAATGACCAGACTCGTAAGCGTCGCCAGGCTCACAGGACACTGACACCCGGCAGGCTGCGTAACAAGTCCATTGACGATATTCTGAAGATCGGGAAGAAAAAAGGCGGTACTTTCTTCACCACCGATGACCTGAAATCGTTCGAGAAACAGCGCGGGCAGGCACGTGTTAAATTCGACAGCAAGACCGCGGGTATCACATATGCGCAGCTGGTAGCCTCCAGCCAGGCCATCGACATAAAACGCGCAAATAACACAGTAGACGACGGCTCAGGCATTAAGCGTGCTGTACCAACATCTCTGAAGCACAACATCATCAATATCAGCGTTGAAGCATCTGATATTTCCGCCCACCAGCATCACCTGGTCCGCGTTCGCATGGAAGAGTGGGATCGAATGGTGGAGGATATCGCAGAGGATGATAAAGCCGCGCTGAAAGTTGCGAAGCAGCTGTGCGCCGGTCGCGTGTCGTTCGACTGTGATTGTGGTCGTCATCAATATTGGTACCGCTATATCGCCACAGCCGGTAATTTCGCGCTGGCACCACCGAAGGAATACGCGTTTCCGAAGATACGTAACCCCAACCTTAAAGGCGTCGCCTGCAAGCACGTTATCCATGCTATGACACGCCTACAATCCGCAAGCTGGCAACTCAGTATCTCCCGCGCGTTACAGAAAGCTGCAACACAGATCGCTTTTGGTGATGATAAACGCCGAGCGACTAAACACTTCACTGCTTCTGATACGAAGGAGTTCAACCGCAACCGGAATGCAAAAACAGATATCACAGCAGCTCAACGCGAGTGGGCGCTCTATCAAAAGCGGCAGGCGGCATTGGGTGCAAAGCTGGCAAAAGATACCGGGAAGATAGACAAGCTACGTAACCAACTCAGTAAAGCCCGAAAACAAAGCGACGCGCAGAAGAAACGCGCCGCCGAAAAAGAAGCGGCATTGCAGAAAGAAAGGGATAAAAACAAAGCATTACAACAGCAATTGGCTGACCAGTTTGCACTTAAGAAACAGGCATTCGTTGATGCACTGATCATGGCTGGCACGCCACCAGCACAGGCTGAAAAAATGTTCATGAACTATGTGCGTAAAGGTTCCTAATGATGCCCTTGAGCTATATGATTACTTATTATTTAAATTCACTGAATCCGGTTTATCGTCTTTGTCCTCATGCCCCCCCTTTTTATTATCATCCTCAAAAAAAAGGGTGGGGTCTGAATTAGCATACGCTATCTTCAATTCATCAATAAGACGCGAAATTTTAGGTAAGGCTTGGTCTCTATAGAAATCTGATTTCTCGACAGATTTTAACAACTCAGCGAAATCGTTTGGATTTTCAATTTTTTGGCCTAGTCCATCATAGATATCTACAATTGCTTTAACCCCATAAAACAGATCTACTCTTGTATGCTTAAGAGTCGCTATTGCTTTTTCAAAAGCTTCCGCTTGCTCAGTCAATCTTGCATTTTTACTTTCTAAATTGGAAGCTAAAGCCGTTTTATTAGCCAGCTTGATCCTGAGATTTTGTATTCTATCCTTTTCTTTGATATCACCCTCATAATCTATGTGTCTAATTCTTGCATAAGCTCTTGAAGTAAGGCTCACAATAAACTGTGTTGCCCACGGCATTGCCACCGAGGCGATAGCTCCCCAAAAAAATGGCAAACCAAAATGATAACCCCACGCTGGCAAGAAAACCCCCACCCAATCAAACATTTCCATTGAGAGTATATAGCGCCCGGTCCAAACAACAGATAAAGTGTATAAAATATCATCACTTGATTTAAATAAAATAAGGATTTCTTGCCAATTCACCACTAAAAACGAGATGAATACATATGCAAATAATTTATTAAAAAGTTTATCTTTAATTGCATTTTCTAAATCGTTTTTTAAATTTGAATCCTGAGTTTTATCTTCTGCACTCATCAGAAATCCCTTTTAAATTTCCAGAAAGGAGTATGTTCGTTTTTTGTTATCATAATTGCAATCAATAATTTAAATTCATATACATGCAACAGGCAGCGCTCCCCATCGCGTCGTATACGCTGGCGAAAGCATTTCTCGTTTCATAGTCCAACCTGGCGCTATACCGCGTCCGGCAAACCAGACCTTACCTTTTCCTGAGTTGTTAATCATGTCCAGGACGCTCATCAGCGCATCACTATTAGCATGTGGCTGTTCGTCGTCGAAAAGTGTCAGTTGGCTCACACTCGTGGGTGTGAAGTCATTCAGCATTACACCAGCTTTTGCGTATCGATGACCATCCCTCCAGATCTTATCCAGAGCACGACCGGCAGCGGCGATAATGTCTCGTGTATCGCGTGTTGGGATTGTCAATTTCTCGCTGGCCACCTTGCTGTAATACGGCTCATAAAGTGCGAACGGTGAGGATTTGATAAAGGTCGATATATGGCAGCAATGCTGACGTTCCTGGCGTAGCTTCTCAGCTGCGCGTTCAGCATACAGGCAGATAGCCTGTCTCATCTCATCATATGACGTGATTCGTTCGCCAAAACTCCGGCTACACACGATCTGCTGTTTAGCAGGAGGCGCTTCTTCAAGATTTATACAGCTCTCACCACGTAGCTCGCGCACGGTACGCTCAAGCACAACGGTAAGGTTTTTGCGGATAAATGCCGGATGTGTACGTGCCAGTTCCAGCGCCGTTGTGATCCCCAGTGAATGCAGTTTTTTCATTGTACGGCCGCCTACGCCCCATATCTCTTCAACCGGCATGAGCGAGAGCATCTTATCAATGCGATTGCGATTGCCTGCTGTGAGCTCCAGCACACCGCCGAACTGTGGCCATTCTTTACCGGCCCATTGCGCGGCCTTAGCCAGGGTCTTCGTCGGTCCCATACCAACGCCGATCGTCAGGCCGGTGGAACGGTAAACATGCTCACGCAGCTGGTGGCCGAAATGTTCAAATGTCATGCAGCCATCAATGCCACGAACATCCAAAAACATCTCATCAATAGAATACTGTTCTACCCGTGGCGACATCTCCTCAAGACAACTCATGACACGAGAACTTAAACTTGCATAAAGCTCGTAATTGCTGGAAAAGGCAATCACCGGCTCGGAAAACTTCTGCTCGCGCAGCTTGAACCACGGCAGTCCCATGGGTATACCTAATTTTTTCGCCTCTTTGCTCCAGGCGATCACGCAGCCATCGTTATTACTCAGAACGACGATCGGCTTTGTACGTAGGTCCGGGCGAAAAACTTTTTCGCATGAAGCATAAAAACTATTTACGTCTGCGAGCCCAAACATTAGATGTTCCCCCGCGTACGATGCACCCAATGGGTCACTACTCCAAAAATAGCGAGCTCATCAGGATTGGGGTATATGGGGGAATAAGCACTATTCATGGGCTGCAGGCTCAGTTGCGGACGAACCATCAGCTGCTTAACGGTGAATCCACCATCTATCTCTGCGATGACGATATCGCCATGCTCAGGCTGTACCGCGCGATCGACAGCCAGCAAATCGCCATCCCGCATTCCTGCATCGTTCATGCTGTTCCCTTGAGCGCGTACGTAATAGGTTGCTGCTGGGTGACGGGCGCAGTATTCGTTGAGATCTAATTCGCTGGACACGTAATCTTGAGCTGGCGAAGGAAAACCTGCAGCACATTGCTCCAGATAAAGCGGCAGCGGAAGTTTTTCGGGGTTTTGAACTGGAATCAGGAACATAGGCGATACATCCAAACACATAAACACTGCATATATAACCAGTATAATTTATGTTAGAAAAAGTACATAGCGCGATGTTGCTTGAAAGCGTCACCCTTAACTCAAAACTGTTGAAATATTGGGAGAAAAAGCCGAGGAATCCCCGGCTTTAAACACATATACGCTCGCTAAAGTATCGGCGGCATCATATGGAATAGTGTTTGAATCATCTGGATGAGGGTAGATACAGCCTCAATCAGGGTCGTCGCACACTGCATAAAATGAAGTAAATTCATCATATCCACATACCTCTTTGATAGAGTTGAAACAAGAGTGTGTGGAGAGGAAAACCCGTCGCCGTCTTGTACTTCTGCCTCTGACGACGGTTATCTGACAAAGATAGTTTCTCTCCGGTTAGACACAGCGAACAGCACCACCTGTTTTCACTGCGAGGGCTTTTTCAAAGCAACATTCAAAAAAATTTTTCGAAATTAACAGCAAATAACTTAATGATAATTAGAACGTTAATTATTTGGATGTCAACGCTAACTACGTTAATTCAATTCAAAATTGCAACGTTAGATTGCAAAGAAGCAATTAGGGCTTTATCATTTTTGAGTCTGACAAAGATAGTTTCTCTCCTGGCCTCATGACCACCAATCTGAAGCCAGAACCGAAGAGCCCAGCCCACCAGCTGGGCTTTTTCATATGCTCTGCACTTACAGTCTCTGACTAAGATTCATTCTAATTAGGATTCTTTTGAGTACAAGAGTTGATTTTGAGGTTATATACAGGTCGCGGAAAGGTAATAGTATCTAAGTCCAAGCCGTGTAAGGCCTGGAGTAGATGTCAATAAATCAGAAAAAAAATGAAAATTTGATCGTGTGCTGATTTCTTCATTGGAAGAAAAAATCTCGCGGTGCCTTTAGGCACCAGCTTGTGTAATAAAAGCAGCTGACCCGATGCTGTTTACTTTTTTGTATGCAACATATAGTTAACATCGACATCAAGGACCAGCATGACTGTCATAAAGCCTATAAAAATTGATGGCTCACAGACTTGTTACCATTCAGGCTTATCTTAACCGGGCGAGTTACGGTTTCCACCTGCCTATTAGCGAGGCTATCAGGGCCAAATGGTTTTAAATATCCAGTGAGCAAGGCAACGCTGAACAAAATAGCTAAAACCAAACAAACCTACCCGGCTGCAATCAAACAAGGTCGCCGCTGGGTGATTGATGAAGATGCTCGTTTTATTGGCATGGTGGGTGATGTTGATATTTCTACATCTCTGTCAGATAAAGCCCGCCAGTTAGTGGAGAAGGCCTTCTATGGCAGCTCGACCCAGAAAACATAACATTAATATTCCAAACTTATACTGCAAGTTAGATAAGAGAACATCCCGTATCTACTGGCAGTACAGGCATCCCACATCAGGTGTTTTTGTAGGGTTTGGAACCGATGAAGATGCAGCGAAGGCTGCTGCAACTGAGATGAATCGCCTCATTTCGGAACAGGAAGCAAAGCAATCATACGCTCTTGTCGATATGGCCATTAAAGCTAACGCCATTAAAGCTAACGCCAAGAAAGCTCCGGGAATGAGAGTTAGCGACTGGATTAAAAAGTATAAGGAAATTCAACAGGAGAGGATGGAAAACAACGAGATCAAACTATCCACATTAAAAAATAGGCGTCTTTGCTCGAATGTTTTATCTAAAAGAACACCGAATCTGCGAATAGCAGATGTGGATACCAGGATTATCGCTACCATCATTGATGAATATAAAAATGCAGGTAAGCAAAGAATGGGGCAACAGGTAAGGTCGGTTCTGGTTGATGTTTTTAAAGAGGCTCAACATGCAGGTGAGGTTCCTCCTGGTTATAACCCCGCTCTTGCTGCGAAGAATCCTGTAGTGAAGGTAAGGAGAAAACGATTGACCTTAGCAGAATGGAAAACCATTTTTAAACACGTTGAGGATATGCAGCCAGCTGCGCAGAACGCCATGCTTCTGGCTTTAATTACTGGCCAGCGATTGGGTGACATCGTTGATTTCAAGTTTTCCGATGTGTGGGATGGGTTCCTGCATATCACACAAAACAAGACGGGGTCCAAAATTGCCTTACCACTTTCCCTTAGATGTGATGCCATCGGTATGACGCTTGAAGAAGTGATCGCAAAGTGCCGGGATCGATTCGTTAGCAAGTACCTTGTTCATCACTCAGTTCTGCATGCGACGGCGAAGCCAGGAAGCAAAATCCCTGTGAACTCCATATCGCGGTATTTCACCATTGCAAGGGATCAATCAGGGATTAAGTGGCCTGAGGGTCACACCCCGCCTTCGTTTCATGAACAACGTTCACTGGCATCTCGTCTCTACAAAGAGCAAGGCTTAAACGTTAAAACCTTGCTGGGTCATAAAACTGACGCGATGAGCGAAGAGTATGCGGATGATCGAGGGCTGGAGTGGAAAAAGCTTCAGGTGTAGCTACGTGAAAAATGGTGAGGTATTACCCTGCTGGTCTTCTATTTTTCACGTAGCGTTTTGGGGAAAGATATTGGGGATATTTTGGGGAAACAAAAAACACCTTATATTTCAATGAAATATTTTTTAGCATTCTGCTCCACAAGCAGACGTCAAAATCCGACGGTTAGTCTATCCAAAACAGCCAGCGACGCGTTGTTGCTGGCTGTTTCCACCCTCACTTAGCCAACCTGTTCACACTCCGGCGTCAGTGGCAGCAAGTCAGAATCAATCTCAGCCATAATCAGGCTGGCGAGGTTCTGCTTCTGATGCACCTTACCGCACTGGACAATGATCTGCCGCGCGTTGTCATAACCCGGAGCCCAAAGCCGATTGTTCATGCGCACATCTTTATAGATGGCGATCAGCGGTTTTTTCCATGCCGCCGCCATATGCACAACGGAAGTATCCGGTGAGATAACTAAATCAGCTTGTGCAATCAGCGCCATAGTATGGTGCAGCGTTTTAAACGGATTCACCCTCACCTTTTCGGGCAAAGGAATACGGATCTCATTGCGATGATCGAGCAAGACAATGTTTATATCAGGATAATCTGAGCGTAATTTTTCAATGATTAACGCGAGTTGTTCCTGCGACAAACTGCGGTCCTGATGCCCGGCAAAAATATTAATCACCACCTTACGCCCATCCAAACCAGCCAGATACTCGCGAACTTGCTGATAGATATCCTGCGGAATATGCAGGTCATAGGACTCCAGATGCTTTTTATCCAGCTTCAGGTGATCGGCAATAAGTGCAAATGTCTTGCTGACGTGCCAGTTTTCGCAGTCAAAATCAA is part of the Klebsiella huaxiensis genome and encodes:
- a CDS encoding glycosyltransferase family 9 protein translates to MMENTAVQVSPRKFKKIRELNRRRNYFVKKVRNVLRVHIAKAFWDNRKRHDVDLSSAKTVLMMRNEGAIGDVIVDSALVKCLHESGMTVDFLLTKSNSQVMRHNPYIRRIYEAENVDSADYLRKFKHNVPQSVINELANNKYDIIIDPSLFDIPVHRMLLLRQIKAKSVLGFNKWASINHYTKSFDFDCENWHVSKTFALIADHLKLDKKHLESYDLHIPQDIYQQVREYLAGLDGRKVVINIFAGHQDRSLSQEQLALIIEKLRSDYPDINIVLLDHRNEIRIPLPEKVRVNPFKTLHHTMALIAQADLVISPDTSVVHMAAAWKKPLIAIYKDVRMNNRLWAPGYDNARQIIVQCGKVHQKQNLASLIMAEIDSDLLPLTPECEQVG
- a CDS encoding phage tail protein, encoding MAEFLKNESGRYVTDGLSSKAFSKVFDLIRNDQTRKRRQAHRTLTPGRLRNKSIDDILKIGKKKGGTFFTTDDLKSFEKQRGQARVKFDSKTAGITYAQLVASSQAIDIKRANNTVDDGSGIKRAVPTSLKHNIINISVEASDISAHQHHLVRVRMEEWDRMVEDIAEDDKAALKVAKQLCAGRVSFDCDCGRHQYWYRYIATAGNFALAPPKEYAFPKIRNPNLKGVACKHVIHAMTRLQSASWQLSISRALQKAATQIAFGDDKRRATKHFTASDTKEFNRNRNAKTDITAAQREWALYQKRQAALGAKLAKDTGKIDKLRNQLSKARKQSDAQKKRAAEKEAALQKERDKNKALQQQLADQFALKKQAFVDALIMAGTPPAQAEKMFMNYVRKGS
- the umuC gene encoding translesion error-prone DNA polymerase V subunit UmuC, with amino-acid sequence MFGLADVNSFYASCEKVFRPDLRTKPIVVLSNNDGCVIAWSKEAKKLGIPMGLPWFKLREQKFSEPVIAFSSNYELYASLSSRVMSCLEEMSPRVEQYSIDEMFLDVRGIDGCMTFEHFGHQLREHVYRSTGLTIGVGMGPTKTLAKAAQWAGKEWPQFGGVLELTAGNRNRIDKMLSLMPVEEIWGVGGRTMKKLHSLGITTALELARTHPAFIRKNLTVVLERTVRELRGESCINLEEAPPAKQQIVCSRSFGERITSYDEMRQAICLYAERAAEKLRQERQHCCHISTFIKSSPFALYEPYYSKVASEKLTIPTRDTRDIIAAAGRALDKIWRDGHRYAKAGVMLNDFTPTSVSQLTLFDDEQPHANSDALMSVLDMINNSGKGKVWFAGRGIAPGWTMKREMLSPAYTTRWGALPVACI
- a CDS encoding phage integrase Arm DNA-binding domain-containing protein, which codes for MAARPRKHNINIPNLYCKLDKRTSRIYWQYRHPTSGVFVGFGTDEDAAKAAATEMNRLISEQEAKQSYALVDMAIKANAIKANAKKAPGMRVSDWIKKYKEIQQERMENNEIKLSTLKNRRLCSNVLSKRTPNLRIADVDTRIIATIIDEYKNAGKQRMGQQVRSVLVDVFKEAQHAGEVPPGYNPALAAKNPVVKVRRKRLTLAEWKTIFKHVEDMQPAAQNAMLLALITGQRLGDIVDFKFSDVWDGFLHITQNKTGSKIALPLSLRCDAIGMTLEEVIAKCRDRFVSKYLVHHSVLHATAKPGSKIPVNSISRYFTIARDQSGIKWPEGHTPPSFHEQRSLASRLYKEQGLNVKTLLGHKTDAMSEEYADDRGLEWKKLQV
- the umuD gene encoding translesion error-prone DNA polymerase V autoproteolytic subunit — encoded protein: MFLIPVQNPEKLPLPLYLEQCAAGFPSPAQDYVSSELDLNEYCARHPAATYYVRAQGNSMNDAGMRDGDLLAVDRAVQPEHGDIVIAEIDGGFTVKQLMVRPQLSLQPMNSAYSPIYPNPDELAIFGVVTHWVHRTRGNI
- a CDS encoding YeaH/YhbH family protein, giving the protein MTWFIDRRLNGKNKSAVNRQRFLRRYKAQIKQSISEAINKRSVTDIQSGESVSIPTDDINEPMFHQGRGGLRNRVHPGNDHFVQNDRIERPQGGGGGGGSGQGQASADGEGQDEFVFQISKDEYLDLLFEDLALPNLKKNQQRQLTEFKSHRAGYTANGVPANISVVRSLQNSLARRTAMTAGKRRQLHALEEDLDIISKSEPAQLLEEERLRKEIAELRAKIDRVPFIDTFDLRYKNYEKRPEPSSQAVMFCLMDVSGSMDQATKDMAKRFYILLYLFLSRTYKNVDVVYIRHHTQAKEVDEHEFFYSQETGGTIVSSALKLMDEVVKERYDPGQWNIYAAQASDGDNWADDSPLCHELLAKKILPVVRYYSYIEITRRAHQTLWREYEHLQSTFENFAMQHIRDPEDIYPVFRELFHKQTSKSDT
- a CDS encoding baseplate protein is translated as MSYSRLDDRYVSDDVLRALLHQDMIKRVSARFSDNFQYTIKIDEVYRSDLAALRAYGNEDLRWAFRVLVGHESETEEMPAGTTLTLPDLAWIRNRIRDYAGGTPEIING